In Thermodesulfobacteriota bacterium, a genomic segment contains:
- the queF gene encoding preQ(1) synthase → MVLSGASSDDKKIKYNIIKPETVQADILEPLEYKSNRDIHIVIKQPEFTSVCPMTGLPDFGCITVKYRPAKAIIELKSLKFYLLQYRNVGIFYEHVVNRILDDLVAKLAPKWMEVTGDFTSRGGITTQTRVEFSEKK, encoded by the coding sequence ATGGTGTTATCTGGAGCATCATCGGATGATAAAAAAATTAAATATAATATTATAAAACCGGAAACGGTTCAGGCGGACATCCTTGAGCCCCTGGAATATAAATCTAACCGGGATATCCACATCGTTATCAAACAGCCGGAATTCACCTCGGTGTGCCCCATGACCGGACTACCTGACTTTGGGTGTATCACTGTAAAGTACCGCCCAGCAAAAGCAATTATTGAATTAAAATCTTTAAAATTTTACTTGCTGCAGTACAGAAACGTGGGAATATTCTATGAACATGTGGTTAACCGGATTTTAGATGACCTGGTGGCTAAACTCGCTCCAAAATGGATGGAGGTCACCGGAGACTTTACCTCAAGAGGTGGGATAACCACCCAAACACGCGTGGAGTTTAGCGAGAAAAAATGA